One window of Nocardioides dongkuii genomic DNA carries:
- the fabG gene encoding 3-oxoacyl-ACP reductase FabG produces MSEATQTPPGRSVLVTGGNRGIGRAIAEAFVVNGDRVAVTTRSGGAPMGTLDVRCDVTDPVAVEAAFATIEAAHGPVEVLVANAGVTDDTLLLRMSEDQWSHVLETNLTGSFRLTKRAAKGMLRLRRGRIVLISSVVGMLGSAGQVNYAASKAGLVGMARSIARELGSRSITANVVAPGFVETDMTGVLTDEQRTAIKAQVPLGRYGTPEEVAQTVLWLTGPGAAYVTGAVIPVDGGLGMGH; encoded by the coding sequence GTGAGCGAAGCCACCCAGACACCCCCCGGCAGGTCCGTCCTCGTCACCGGCGGCAACCGCGGCATCGGCCGCGCGATCGCCGAGGCGTTCGTCGTGAACGGCGACCGGGTCGCGGTCACCACCCGCAGCGGTGGCGCGCCCATGGGCACCCTCGACGTCCGCTGCGACGTCACCGACCCGGTGGCCGTCGAGGCGGCGTTCGCGACCATCGAGGCCGCGCACGGCCCGGTGGAGGTGCTGGTCGCCAACGCCGGCGTCACCGACGACACGCTGCTGCTCCGGATGTCGGAGGACCAGTGGTCCCACGTCCTGGAGACCAACCTGACCGGGTCCTTCCGGCTGACGAAGCGGGCGGCCAAGGGGATGCTGCGGCTGCGGCGCGGCCGGATCGTGCTGATCTCGTCCGTCGTCGGCATGCTCGGCTCCGCGGGGCAGGTCAACTACGCGGCGTCCAAGGCCGGCCTGGTCGGCATGGCCCGCTCGATCGCGCGCGAGCTGGGCTCGCGCTCGATCACCGCGAACGTCGTGGCCCCGGGCTTCGTCGAGACCGACATGACGGGCGTGCTCACCGACGAGCAGCGCACCGCCATCAAGGCGCAGGTCCCCCTCGGGCGCTACGGCACCCCCGAGGAGGTCGCGCAGACCGTGCTGTGGCTGACCGGCCCCGGCGCCGCGTACGTCACCGGGGCCGTCATCCCGGTCGACGGTGGACTAGGGATGGGGCACTGA
- a CDS encoding dodecin, with protein sequence MTNRTYRVTEIVGTSPVGIDEAVRNGIERASQTLRHLDWFEITQVRGQIKDGTVEHFQVGMKVGFRLEDD encoded by the coding sequence ATGACGAACCGCACCTACCGCGTGACCGAGATCGTCGGCACCTCTCCCGTCGGCATCGACGAGGCGGTCCGCAACGGCATCGAGCGGGCGTCCCAGACGCTCCGTCACCTCGACTGGTTCGAGATCACGCAGGTGCGCGGGCAGATCAAGGACGGCACCGTCGAGCACTTCCAGGTCGGCATGAAGGTCGGCTTCCGGCTCGAGGACGACTGA
- a CDS encoding DUF3099 domain-containing protein, translating to MARDRSHPPEAVRITTAAANRADDIATRQRRYLMSMSLRSLCFVGAIVAALAGVDWLWPILIAGALILPYVAVVMANAVTTRTDTFDLADTAYRREIEGHR from the coding sequence ATGGCCCGCGACCGCTCCCACCCCCCGGAGGCGGTGCGCATCACCACGGCGGCCGCCAACCGCGCCGACGACATCGCGACCCGCCAGCGCCGCTACCTGATGTCGATGAGCCTGCGCTCGCTGTGCTTCGTGGGCGCCATCGTGGCCGCGCTCGCCGGGGTCGACTGGCTGTGGCCGATCCTCATCGCCGGGGCGCTGATCCTGCCCTACGTCGCCGTGGTGATGGCCAACGCCGTGACCACCCGCACCGACACCTTCGACCTCGCCGACACGGCGTACCGCCGCGAGATCGAGGGACACCGGTGA
- a CDS encoding acetone carboxylase, whose product MTDPCSAKGCQETATWALLWNNPKLHTPDRRKTWLACEEHRASLSDFLGARGFLKDVEPHS is encoded by the coding sequence GTGACCGACCCCTGCTCGGCGAAGGGCTGCCAGGAGACCGCCACCTGGGCGCTGCTCTGGAACAACCCCAAGCTGCACACCCCCGACCGCCGCAAGACCTGGCTGGCCTGCGAGGAGCACCGCGCGTCGCTCTCCGACTTCCTGGGCGCCCGCGGGTTCCTGAAGGACGTCGAGCCGCACTCCTGA
- the moaA gene encoding GTP 3',8-cyclase MoaA, which translates to MSIRELSDRYGRVARDLRVSLTDKCNLRCSYCMPAEGLDWLENERLLTDDEVVRLVRVGVERLGISEVRFTGGEPLVRRGIVDIVRRSRALSPDLELSLTTNALGLARTAPALAEAGLDRVNVSLDTVRAGTFHEITRRDRLHDVVAGLEAAYAAGLGPVKINAVLLRGVNDDQAPELLGWAVERGYHLRFIEQMPLDAQHGWDRTTMITADEILARLAAAYDLTPAVEPRGSAPAELWLVDGGPATVGVIASVTRPFCGDCDRVRLTADGQVRNCLFAREESDLRAAMRAGASDEELADRWVIAMRGKRAGHGIDDPTFLQPDRPMSAIGG; encoded by the coding sequence GTGTCCATCCGGGAGCTCTCCGACCGCTACGGCCGTGTCGCGAGGGACCTCCGCGTCTCGCTGACCGACAAGTGCAACCTGCGCTGCTCCTACTGCATGCCGGCCGAGGGCTTGGACTGGCTCGAGAACGAGCGGCTGCTCACCGACGACGAGGTCGTCCGGCTGGTGCGGGTGGGGGTCGAGCGGCTCGGGATCAGCGAGGTCCGGTTCACCGGCGGTGAGCCGCTGGTGCGCCGCGGGATCGTCGACATCGTCCGCCGCAGCCGCGCGCTCTCCCCGGACCTCGAGCTCTCCCTGACCACCAACGCCCTCGGGCTCGCGCGCACCGCCCCCGCGCTCGCGGAGGCCGGTCTGGACCGGGTCAACGTCAGCCTCGACACCGTCCGCGCCGGGACGTTCCACGAGATCACCCGGCGCGACCGCCTGCACGACGTGGTCGCCGGCCTCGAGGCGGCGTACGCCGCGGGGCTCGGGCCGGTGAAGATCAACGCGGTCCTGCTCCGCGGGGTCAACGACGACCAGGCGCCCGAGCTGCTCGGGTGGGCCGTCGAGCGGGGCTACCACCTCCGGTTCATCGAGCAGATGCCGCTGGACGCCCAGCACGGCTGGGACCGCACCACGATGATCACCGCCGACGAGATCCTCGCGCGGCTGGCCGCGGCGTACGACCTGACTCCGGCGGTGGAGCCGCGGGGGAGCGCACCCGCCGAGCTCTGGCTCGTCGACGGCGGCCCGGCCACGGTCGGCGTGATCGCCTCGGTGACCCGGCCGTTCTGCGGCGACTGCGACCGCGTGCGGCTCACGGCCGACGGCCAGGTGCGCAACTGCCTCTTCGCCCGCGAGGAGTCCGACCTGCGCGCCGCGATGCGCGCCGGGGCCAGCGACGAGGAGCTCGCCGACCGCTGGGTGATCGCCATGCGCGGCAAGCGCGCGGGTCACGGCATCGACGACCCGACGTTCCTCCAGCCGGACCGGCCGATGTCCGCGATCGGCGGCTGA
- a CDS encoding SURF1 family protein, which yields MRSLGFLLSRRWILFALAIVLTGAATWWLGQWQFDRLEQRRSDNASVRANEDLAPAPVEDVLAPGGDVARDQEWRVVTARGTYAPEDTVLIRYSTSPSEKGTGVDVVVPLVTEDGTALLVNRGWMPTVNQGGDIGDVPEPPAGEVTVTGYVRQDGSGDSTRVDDLSARAVDSEAIGEAIDREVYGGWVELRSEDPPPAEADATLEQVELPELDEGPHFAYGLQWFFFGILAIVGFVWFAYDEWRGGPDRRKREKQELRARRERRQAARTS from the coding sequence GTGCGGTCGCTCGGTTTCCTGCTCAGCCGCCGGTGGATTCTCTTCGCACTGGCGATCGTCCTCACCGGCGCCGCCACGTGGTGGCTCGGCCAGTGGCAGTTCGACCGCCTCGAGCAGCGCCGGTCCGACAACGCCTCCGTGCGGGCCAACGAGGACCTCGCCCCCGCGCCCGTCGAGGACGTGCTCGCCCCCGGCGGGGACGTCGCCCGCGACCAGGAGTGGCGGGTGGTGACGGCGAGGGGCACCTACGCCCCCGAGGACACGGTGCTGATCCGCTACAGCACCAGCCCCAGCGAGAAGGGCACCGGCGTGGACGTCGTGGTGCCGCTGGTGACCGAGGACGGCACCGCCCTGCTGGTGAACCGGGGCTGGATGCCGACCGTGAACCAGGGCGGCGACATCGGCGACGTGCCCGAGCCGCCGGCGGGCGAGGTCACCGTCACCGGGTACGTGCGGCAGGACGGGTCCGGCGACAGCACCCGCGTGGACGACCTCTCGGCGCGCGCCGTCGACAGCGAGGCGATCGGCGAGGCCATCGACCGGGAGGTGTACGGCGGGTGGGTCGAGCTCCGCTCCGAGGACCCCCCGCCCGCCGAGGCCGACGCGACCCTGGAGCAGGTCGAGCTCCCCGAGCTCGACGAGGGGCCGCACTTCGCCTACGGCCTGCAGTGGTTCTTCTTCGGCATCCTGGCGATCGTCGGCTTCGTCTGGTTCGCCTACGACGAGTGGCGCGGCGGACCGGACCGCCGCAAGCGCGAGAAGCAGGAGCTCCGGGCCCGCCGGGAGCGCCGCCAGGCGGCGCGCACCAGCTAG
- a CDS encoding IS481 family transposase: MSHATHANAALTPRARLRLARLIVDQGWPIPRAAERYDVSWRTAKKWADRYCAEGPAGMADRSSRPHHQPNRTPAPVVRKIVHLRWKQRLGPVEIGDRLGMASSTVHAVLVRCRLNRLTHVDRATGEPIRRYEHERPGDLLHVDVKKLGKVPDGGGWRYVGKQQGEKNRAATPNKPRNKYRGPLIGTCYLHTVIDDHSRVAYVEAHDDETKETAALVLRNAVAWFGQRGVTVQRVLSDNGSCYKSHLWRETCAELGITPKKTRPYRPQTNGKIERFHRTLAEGWAFKKFYNSEAARLAALPAWIHQYNHHRPHSAIGKAAPITRLNNLAGHHS; this comes from the coding sequence GTGTCCCACGCTACCCATGCCAACGCTGCGCTGACACCACGTGCTCGGCTACGTCTGGCGCGTCTGATAGTTGACCAGGGCTGGCCGATTCCGAGGGCCGCGGAACGCTACGACGTGTCCTGGCGGACCGCGAAGAAGTGGGCCGATCGGTACTGCGCCGAAGGACCCGCCGGCATGGCCGATCGGTCCTCACGCCCGCACCACCAGCCGAACCGGACACCGGCGCCGGTGGTGCGCAAGATCGTGCACCTGCGCTGGAAGCAGCGTCTCGGACCAGTCGAGATCGGCGACCGGCTTGGCATGGCGTCCTCGACCGTGCATGCGGTGCTGGTGCGGTGCCGGCTCAACCGGCTCACCCACGTCGACCGGGCGACCGGGGAGCCCATTCGCCGCTACGAGCACGAACGCCCCGGCGACCTGCTCCACGTCGACGTCAAGAAGCTCGGCAAGGTGCCCGACGGCGGCGGCTGGCGCTATGTCGGCAAGCAGCAGGGCGAGAAGAACCGGGCCGCGACGCCGAACAAGCCCCGCAACAAGTACCGCGGCCCGTTGATCGGGACTTGCTACCTACACACCGTGATCGACGACCACTCCCGCGTCGCCTACGTCGAGGCCCACGACGACGAGACCAAGGAGACCGCCGCACTGGTCCTGCGCAACGCGGTGGCCTGGTTCGGCCAGCGCGGCGTCACCGTGCAACGGGTGCTCAGCGACAACGGCAGCTGCTACAAGTCCCACCTGTGGCGCGAGACCTGCGCCGAGCTGGGAATCACACCGAAGAAGACCCGGCCCTACCGACCACAGACCAACGGCAAGATCGAACGGTTCCACCGCACCCTGGCCGAGGGCTGGGCGTTCAAGAAGTTCTACAACTCCGAAGCCGCCCGACTCGCGGCTCTGCCAGCATGGATCCACCAGTACAACCACCACCGGCCCCACTCAGCAATCGGAAAGGCTGCACCCATCACCAGGTTGAACAACCTGGCTGGGCATCACAGCTAG
- a CDS encoding ABC transporter ATP-binding protein, translated as MYGAGSAWRHLRSDRSVVDNRIEGHTVRRVVGFARPHRGLISVFLLLTVIDASTVVVTPLLVQRVVDDGILAGDGGLVTVLALVMAGFAIFSAVLAVLSGWFSSRIGEGLIFDLRTQVFAHVQRQSLAFFTRTQTGALVSRLNNDVIGAQRAFTSTLSSTVSNSIAVVVVGITMLALSWQVTLLCLALFPVLLLVSRFVSGRLAGLTRQQMDGNADLGNVMTERFNVGGAMLLKLFGRREEEDELFAEKAARVRDLGIRITLVTRIFAATMMAVPALAAALVYGVGGHLVIDDTLTVGTLLALATLLLRLLGPLQGLSNVRIDVMTALVSFERVFEVLDLPSLVQEKPQAVRLRPDASRLEFDHVGFTYPRADDISLASLERISRVDSRDHAPVLHDVSFVAAPGQMVALVGPSGAGKTTVTHLVARLYDVQEGAVRIGGHDVRDVTLQSLEDAVGYVTQDAHMFHDTVRANLRYARPGATDEQIWAALEAAQVAGLVRALPDGLDTVVGDRGYRLSGGERQRLAIARLLLKSPAIVILDEATAHLDSESEAAVQRALDAALEGRTSLVIAHRLSTVRNADLILVLEDGRIVQSGTHLELLARGGLYADLYRTQFVEGDGTPPEPAEVGAR; from the coding sequence ATGTACGGCGCCGGCTCGGCCTGGCGACACCTCAGGTCCGACCGCAGTGTCGTCGACAACCGCATCGAGGGGCACACCGTGCGCCGCGTCGTCGGGTTCGCCCGGCCGCACCGCGGGCTGATCTCGGTCTTCCTGCTGCTGACCGTGATCGACGCCTCGACCGTCGTGGTCACCCCGCTGCTGGTGCAGCGGGTCGTCGACGACGGCATCCTGGCCGGCGACGGCGGCCTGGTCACGGTCCTGGCGCTGGTGATGGCGGGGTTCGCGATCTTCAGCGCCGTCCTCGCGGTGCTCAGCGGCTGGTTCTCCTCCCGGATCGGGGAGGGGCTGATCTTCGACCTCCGCACCCAGGTCTTCGCCCACGTCCAGCGCCAGTCCCTCGCGTTCTTCACCCGCACCCAGACCGGCGCGCTGGTCTCGCGGCTCAACAACGACGTGATCGGCGCCCAGCGCGCCTTCACGAGCACGCTCTCGAGCACGGTGTCGAACAGCATCGCGGTGGTAGTGGTCGGCATCACCATGCTCGCGCTCAGCTGGCAGGTGACGCTGCTGTGCCTCGCGCTCTTCCCCGTGCTGCTGCTGGTCTCCCGCTTCGTCAGCGGCCGGCTGGCGGGCCTGACCCGGCAGCAGATGGACGGCAACGCCGACCTCGGCAACGTGATGACCGAGCGGTTCAACGTCGGCGGCGCGATGCTGCTGAAGCTCTTCGGACGCCGCGAGGAGGAGGACGAGCTGTTCGCCGAGAAGGCGGCGCGCGTCCGCGACCTCGGCATCCGGATCACCCTGGTCACCCGCATCTTCGCCGCGACCATGATGGCCGTGCCGGCGCTCGCGGCCGCGCTCGTGTACGGCGTCGGCGGGCACCTGGTCATCGACGACACGCTCACGGTCGGCACGCTCCTTGCGCTCGCCACCCTGCTGCTGCGCCTGCTCGGACCGCTGCAGGGCCTCTCCAACGTGCGCATCGACGTGATGACGGCGCTGGTCAGCTTCGAGCGGGTCTTCGAGGTCCTGGACCTGCCCTCGCTGGTGCAGGAGAAGCCGCAGGCGGTCCGGCTGCGTCCCGACGCGTCGCGCCTGGAGTTCGACCACGTGGGGTTCACCTACCCCCGGGCCGACGACATCTCGCTGGCCTCCCTCGAGCGGATCTCGCGGGTCGACTCGCGCGACCACGCGCCGGTGCTCCACGACGTCTCGTTCGTCGCCGCGCCCGGCCAGATGGTCGCCCTGGTGGGGCCGTCCGGGGCGGGCAAGACCACCGTCACCCACCTGGTGGCCCGGCTCTACGACGTCCAGGAGGGCGCGGTCCGCATCGGCGGCCACGACGTCCGCGACGTGACCCTGCAGTCCCTCGAGGACGCGGTCGGCTACGTCACCCAGGACGCCCACATGTTCCACGACACCGTCCGGGCCAACCTGCGCTACGCCCGCCCCGGCGCCACCGACGAGCAGATCTGGGCCGCGCTCGAGGCCGCGCAGGTCGCCGGGCTGGTGCGGGCGCTGCCCGACGGCCTCGACACCGTCGTCGGCGACCGCGGCTACCGCCTCTCCGGCGGCGAGCGCCAGCGGCTCGCGATCGCGCGGCTGCTGCTGAAGTCGCCGGCCATCGTGATCCTCGACGAGGCCACCGCCCACCTGGACAGCGAGTCCGAGGCCGCCGTCCAGCGCGCGCTCGACGCGGCGCTCGAGGGCCGCACCTCGCTGGTGATCGCGCACCGGCTCTCGACGGTCCGCAACGCCGACCTGATCCTGGTCCTCGAGGACGGGCGGATCGTCCAGTCCGGCACCCACCTCGAGCTGCTGGCCCGGGGTGGCCTGTACGCCGACCTCTACCGCACCCAGTTCGTCGAGGGCGACGGCACCCCGCCGGAGCCGGCCGAGGTCGGGGCCCGCTAG
- a CDS encoding enoyl-CoA hydratase/isomerase family protein has product MTPDELAQAGLVVERSGPVVTVTLHRPEVRNAQTPAMWRALGTLGGSLDDDVRVVVLRGAGQSFSAGLDRAMFDTAAGREGVETLADLLELPDEEVSATIEVYQQGFTWLRDPRFVSVAAVRGYAIGAGFQLALSCDLRVVSHDARFSMKEPALGLVPDLTGTKPLVECVGYARALEICATARMVEADEAVRIGLAMTAVPAAMLDATVADLAGALSAPMVGAVRETKALLQGAGDRTLDDQRRLEREAQVRRFRDLARWHAAG; this is encoded by the coding sequence ATGACCCCAGACGAGCTCGCCCAGGCCGGACTCGTCGTCGAGAGGTCCGGTCCGGTGGTGACGGTGACCCTGCACCGTCCGGAGGTCCGCAACGCGCAGACCCCGGCCATGTGGCGGGCGCTCGGCACCCTCGGCGGCTCGCTCGACGACGACGTGCGCGTGGTCGTGCTCCGGGGTGCGGGCCAGAGCTTCTCGGCGGGGCTGGACCGCGCGATGTTCGACACGGCGGCCGGCCGGGAGGGCGTGGAGACGCTCGCCGACCTCCTGGAGCTGCCCGACGAGGAGGTCTCGGCGACCATCGAGGTCTACCAGCAGGGGTTCACCTGGCTGCGCGACCCGCGCTTCGTGTCCGTGGCCGCCGTCCGCGGGTACGCCATCGGCGCCGGGTTCCAGCTCGCCCTCTCCTGCGACCTACGGGTGGTCTCCCACGACGCCCGGTTCTCGATGAAGGAGCCCGCGCTCGGTCTGGTGCCCGACCTCACGGGAACAAAGCCGCTGGTCGAGTGCGTTGGGTACGCGAGGGCGCTCGAGATCTGCGCCACCGCCCGGATGGTCGAGGCCGACGAGGCGGTGCGGATCGGGCTGGCGATGACCGCCGTACCGGCTGCGATGCTGGACGCGACGGTCGCCGACCTGGCCGGCGCCCTGTCGGCACCGATGGTCGGTGCCGTGCGCGAGACCAAGGCGTTGCTGCAGGGAGCGGGGGACCGCACCCTCGACGACCAGCGGAGGCTGGAGCGCGAGGCGCAGGTGCGGCGGTTCCGCGACCTGGCCCGGTGGCACGCGGCGGGATAA
- a CDS encoding ABC-F family ATP-binding cassette domain-containing protein, with protein sequence MITASQLEVRVGARLLMEDVSFRVAAGDKVGLVGRNGAGKTTLTKILAGEALPAAGTVTRTGEVGYLPQDPRTGDPEVLARDRILSARGLDDVVRRLREAEEQMGSDDPTVRDRAMRRYGRADDEMHAGGGYAAESEAATIAASLGIEDRLLGQPLKTLSGGQRRRVELARILFSEAEVLILDEPTNHLDADSIVWLREFLKSHRGGFIVISHDNALLEQTVNKVMHLDANRCVMDVYNMGWRNYLLQRETDEKRRKRERANTENKAKTLTDQANKMRAKATKAQAAQSMLKRAEKMMAGLEGERAADKVARIKFPAPAPCGKTPLTAEELSKSYGSLEVFTDVDLAIDKGSRVVILGLNGAGKTTMLRILAGVDRPDTGRVVPGHGLKVGYYAQEHETLDTNRTVLENMRSAAPQLTDTEARSVLGSFLFSGDDANKPASVLSGGEKTRLALASLVVSSANVLLLDEPTNNLDPASREEVLGAIRGYEGAIILVTHDEGAVRALEPDRVLLLPDGDEDLWNEGYADLVSLA encoded by the coding sequence ATGATCACCGCCTCCCAGCTCGAAGTCCGCGTCGGCGCGAGGCTCCTCATGGAGGACGTGAGCTTCCGCGTCGCCGCCGGCGACAAGGTCGGCCTGGTGGGCCGCAACGGCGCCGGCAAGACCACCCTGACCAAGATCCTGGCCGGCGAGGCGCTGCCGGCCGCCGGGACCGTCACCCGCACCGGCGAGGTCGGCTACCTGCCGCAGGACCCGCGCACCGGCGACCCCGAGGTGCTCGCCCGCGACCGGATCCTCTCCGCGCGCGGCCTGGACGACGTCGTACGCCGGCTGCGCGAGGCCGAGGAGCAGATGGGCAGCGACGACCCGACGGTGCGCGACCGCGCGATGCGCCGCTACGGCCGCGCCGACGACGAGATGCACGCCGGGGGCGGGTACGCCGCGGAGTCCGAGGCCGCGACGATCGCCGCCAGCCTCGGCATCGAGGACCGGCTGCTGGGCCAGCCGCTCAAGACCCTCTCCGGCGGGCAGCGGCGTCGGGTGGAGCTGGCCCGCATCCTGTTCTCCGAGGCCGAGGTGCTGATCCTCGACGAGCCGACCAACCACCTCGACGCCGACTCCATCGTGTGGCTGCGGGAGTTCCTCAAGTCGCACCGCGGCGGGTTCATCGTGATCAGCCACGACAACGCCCTGCTCGAGCAGACGGTCAACAAGGTCATGCACCTCGACGCCAACCGGTGCGTCATGGACGTCTACAACATGGGCTGGCGCAACTACCTGCTGCAGCGCGAGACCGACGAGAAACGCCGCAAGCGCGAGCGCGCCAACACCGAGAACAAGGCCAAGACCCTCACCGACCAGGCCAACAAGATGCGCGCCAAGGCGACCAAGGCCCAGGCCGCGCAGTCGATGCTCAAGCGGGCCGAGAAGATGATGGCCGGCCTCGAGGGCGAGCGCGCCGCCGACAAGGTGGCCCGGATCAAGTTCCCCGCGCCCGCCCCGTGCGGCAAGACCCCGCTCACCGCGGAGGAGCTGTCGAAGTCCTACGGCTCGCTCGAGGTCTTCACCGACGTCGACCTGGCGATCGACAAGGGCTCGCGGGTGGTCATCCTCGGGCTCAACGGCGCCGGCAAGACCACGATGCTGCGGATCCTCGCCGGCGTCGACCGCCCCGACACCGGGCGGGTGGTGCCGGGTCACGGGCTCAAGGTCGGCTACTACGCCCAGGAGCACGAGACCCTCGACACCAATCGGACCGTGCTGGAGAACATGCGCAGCGCCGCCCCCCAGCTGACCGACACCGAGGCCCGCAGCGTTCTGGGGTCGTTCCTCTTCTCCGGCGACGACGCCAACAAGCCCGCCTCGGTGCTCTCCGGCGGGGAGAAGACCCGGCTCGCGCTCGCGAGCCTGGTGGTCTCCAGCGCGAACGTGCTGCTCCTCGACGAGCCGACGAACAACCTCGACCCCGCCTCCCGCGAGGAGGTGCTGGGCGCGATCCGCGGCTACGAGGGCGCGATCATCCTGGTCACCCACGACGAGGGCGCCGTCCGTGCGCTCGAGCCGGACCGGGTGCTGCTCCTGCCCGACGGCGACGAGGACCTCTGGAACGAGGGGTACGCCGACCTGGTCTCCCTGGCCTGA
- the ypfJ gene encoding KPN_02809 family neutral zinc metallopeptidase — MRFNPKARLDTRRVGDAGRGRRGGGGGRSAMGMPGGLPVGGGIGGIVVVVLVFVVFQLVGGGGGTGLGGATALDSSRLDDSERYAACETGADANESLDCRRVAVENSLHDFWSDELGPRFRPVDQLVTFTDSVQTGCGPATAAVGPFYCPGDQRIYLDSTFFDDVLARQLGGPQGGFVEPYVLAHEYGHHVQDLLGAMGKVRTQQGPQSDAVRLELQADCYAGMWARAATSTEDADGNVLITELTDRDIEEALAAASAVGDDRIQQKTQGQVTEESWTHGSAASRARWFRTGFEEGSLEACDTFSASRV, encoded by the coding sequence ATGCGGTTCAACCCGAAGGCTCGTCTCGACACCCGACGTGTGGGGGACGCCGGCCGCGGCCGCCGTGGCGGCGGTGGCGGCAGGTCCGCGATGGGGATGCCCGGCGGGCTGCCGGTGGGTGGCGGGATCGGGGGGATCGTCGTGGTCGTCCTGGTCTTCGTCGTGTTCCAGCTCGTCGGCGGCGGCGGGGGCACCGGACTCGGCGGTGCCACCGCCCTGGACAGCAGCCGGCTCGACGACAGCGAGCGGTACGCCGCGTGCGAGACCGGTGCCGACGCCAACGAGAGCCTGGACTGCCGGCGCGTCGCGGTGGAGAACTCGCTGCACGACTTCTGGTCCGACGAGCTCGGCCCCCGGTTCCGACCCGTCGACCAGCTGGTCACCTTCACCGACTCGGTCCAGACCGGCTGCGGGCCCGCGACCGCTGCCGTGGGCCCGTTCTACTGCCCCGGGGACCAGCGGATCTACCTCGACTCGACGTTCTTCGACGACGTGCTGGCCCGCCAGCTCGGCGGCCCGCAGGGCGGGTTCGTCGAGCCCTACGTGCTCGCCCACGAGTACGGCCACCACGTCCAGGACCTGCTCGGCGCGATGGGCAAGGTGCGGACCCAGCAAGGCCCGCAGAGCGACGCGGTCCGCCTGGAGCTCCAGGCCGACTGCTACGCCGGGATGTGGGCCCGCGCCGCGACGAGCACCGAGGACGCCGACGGCAACGTGCTGATCACGGAGCTGACCGACCGCGACATCGAGGAGGCACTCGCCGCCGCGTCCGCCGTCGGCGACGACCGGATCCAGCAGAAGACGCAGGGTCAGGTCACCGAGGAGTCCTGGACGCACGGCTCGGCGGCCTCCCGCGCCCGCTGGTTCCGCACCGGCTTCGAGGAGGGCTCCCTGGAGGCGTGCGACACGTTCTCGGCGAGCCGCGTCTGA
- a CDS encoding response regulator, whose translation MTSGDASAPPSLRVLIADDFEPVRMLASRMLQKLGHGDVVEAEDGQEAVELMARRPFDLLLLDLSMPRMTGVEVVRWVRAHPEHTEGLNIVVISASAHTERPVLNELGITHVLAKPFRSQDISEVLDAIYGTN comes from the coding sequence ATGACCTCCGGCGACGCCTCGGCGCCCCCCTCCTTGCGGGTACTCATCGCCGACGACTTCGAGCCCGTGCGGATGCTCGCCTCGCGGATGCTCCAGAAGCTCGGCCACGGTGACGTGGTCGAGGCCGAGGACGGCCAGGAGGCGGTCGAGCTGATGGCCCGACGGCCGTTCGACCTGCTGCTCCTCGACCTCTCGATGCCCCGGATGACCGGGGTCGAGGTCGTCCGGTGGGTGCGCGCCCACCCCGAGCACACCGAGGGCCTGAACATCGTGGTGATCAGCGCCTCCGCGCACACCGAGCGCCCCGTGCTCAACGAGCTGGGCATCACCCACGTGCTCGCCAAGCCGTTCCGGAGCCAGGACATCTCCGAGGTCCTCGACGCCATCTACGGCACGAATTGA